The Natrinema caseinilyticum genomic sequence CGGTGCAATCGTTGGTCGAGGGTCTCGGTCACGACTGATCGCCGGGCAGACGGACGAAGGTGAGCCAGAAGTCTTCGAACGAGCGGCCGAGTTGGATGAATTCGTCGGCTTCGACCGGTTTCTGGACGTAGGCGTTGGCGTGGAGATCGTACGACCGGGCGATGTCCTCTTCGGAGGACGAACTCGTCATCACGATGACTGGGATCGACCGGAGCGCCGGTTCGGACTTGAGTTCCGATAAGACGTCGGCGCCGCTGACGCCGGGCAGTTGAAAGTCGAGCAGGACCATGTCCGGACGGGGGCTGTCCGCGTGATCGCCGCGCTGGTAGACGAAATCGAGGGCGGACTCGCCGTCGGTGACGGTATAGATATCGCTGGCGATATTCGCATCCTCGAACGATTCGGAGAAGAGGCGTGCATCGCCGGGATTGGGTTCGACGAGGAGGATCGTAACGGCGTTCTCGATGGAGGGAGACATACCCTCGTTTCGGAGCGAGACAAGAAGAATCGCTCGGGTTTTCGACCCGAAGATGCTCGACTGTGTGGCGATAGCGATCCGAATCAGACCCCGATGGAGACGATCGGGATCGGCCGGGAAACGACACGATGTTCCGGTGGCGGTGGCGGACAACGGCAGCTATTTCGGGATTGGAACACCATAGAAAGGCGGTTATGGAAGATTCCGAAATCACCGTCGACGTCGAGGTCGAGGTGGAAGTAGATTCCGACGAACTCGAGATCGAAGTCGGGGACAAACGCGAGTTCGAGGCCGAACTCGAGGCCGACGGTCTGACTATCGAAGTCGAGGCGGAAGTCGAGATCGAAGGGGACGAAGGCGAGGAAGAAGAAGCGGAAGACGGCGAGGAAGAAGAAGCGGAAGGTGAGGAAGAAGAAGCGGAAGACGACGAAGCGGAAGACGACGACGAGAACTGACCCCCTCGAGTAGAAACCTTGAACAGGTTATGATTTCTCGGACGTGTCGAAAAACGCTATGTGCTGGTCTCGAAAGGCGGAGGCATGAGCTGGACGGTAATGCCACCATTCGAGGATTACGAGGCGGCCCGCGAAGGGTTTTCGTGGGACCTCCCCGACGAGTACAACCCAGCCGTCGACTTCCTCCGGAAACACGACGATACGAGTCGGACGGCGCTTCGATACGAAAGCCCCGACGGGACCCTCGAGACCTATTCGTTCGACGGTCTCGACGAGCGGTCCGATCGCCTCGCGGCGGCGCTGGCCGACCTCGGCGTGGAAGCGGGTGACCGCGTGGGCGTCGTCGTCCCGCAGAAACCCCAGAACCCGCTGACGCACCTCGCAAATTGGAAGCTCGGTGCCGTGTCGGTACCGCTTACGGTCCTCTTCGGTCGCGATGCGCTCCAGTATCGGCTCAGAGACAGCGAAGCCAGAGCGGTCGTCGTCGATCCGAGCGTTCGGGAGACGATCGACGAAATCCGCGACGAGTGTCCGGCACTCGAGGCCGTGATCGAACTCGGTGACGGCGATTCGGTAGCGGGTGGGGCACACGCCTTCGACGACCTCGTCGCAGGCTTCGAGCCCGGACTCGACGTCGCCGACGCGACGCCGGAGACGCCGTCGGCGATCATGTATACGAGCGGCTCGACCGGCCCACCGAAGGGAGTGCGCCACAGTCACGCGCTCTGGCTCGGTCGGGCCGCCGCGGCGTACAACTACTTCGGCCAGGGCCTGGCGGAAGGCCAGGCAACACTCTGGACACCGGCCGACTGGGCGTGGGGAGCGGCCCTCGGCGGGACCCTCTTCGCGGCGTGGCATCACGGCTGTACGATCGTCGGCTGGCCCCGCGACGGGTTCGACCCCGGGGACGCCTACGAGCTCGTGGAACGCCACGACGTGACGCACGCGTTCATGCCCCCGACCGCACTCCGGATGCTGATGGACGTCGACGACCCCGAGAGCCGATACAAGCTTTCGCTCGAGACGTTCGCCTCGGCCGGCGAGCCACTCACCTCGGAGGTCGTCGAGTGGGTCGACTCGACGTTCGACGACGTCGGGATCAACGAGTTTTACGGCCAGACCGAACTCAATCTCGCCGTCGGAAACGTCGAAAACTGGTTCGACACTCAACCGGGAAGCATGGGGAAACCGCTCCCCGGCTACGAGGTCGCGGTGCTCGATCCGGACACCCACGAGCGCAAGCCACGCGGCGAAGTCGGCGAACTCGCCGTAAAGCCCGGCGACCGCCGCGTCTTCTTCGACGAGTACCACGGATTGCCCGAAAAGACGGCGGCGAAGCGACTCGAGGACGGATGGTTCCTGACCGACGACCTCGTCGAACGCGACGAGGACGGCTACTGCTGGTTCGTCTCCCGGGCCGACGACGTCATCCTCACCAGCGGCTATCGCGTCGGTCCGATGGAAGTCGAAGACGCGATTCTTACCCACGACGCCGTCGAACAGGCGGGTGTCGTCGGCGTTCCCGACGACACCCGTGGCGAAGCGATCAAGGCGTTCGTCAAGCCGGCCACCGAGGAATACGACCCCGACGGGCTTCGCGGGGAGCTCCGCGAACTGGTCCGCGACCGATTGGCCGAATACGAGTATCCACAGCACATCGAGTTCGTCGAGACGCTCCCGACCACGACGACCGGCAAGATACGGCGTCGCACCCTGCGAGACCGCGACGGAACCGGCGACGAGTGACGCGCTTCGGGCCGCGATCCGTCGGCGAATCACTTCCGAGGCGACGGGAGTCAGAATCGGTTTTATTGTGCCTCATCGCGAACGTCAGGACATGTATCGCGTGTTACTGCCCGTCGACACCAACGAGGACCGCGCGCTGGCCCAGGCCGACTACGTCTCGTCCTTGCCGGACGCCACCGAATCGATCGAAGTCTACCTCCTGTTCGTCTTCACCGAGGACAGCGAAGACCTGCCCAGGGAGTTCGAGAAGTTCAAGTCCGCCTCCCGTATCAGCTCCGTTCGACGCGCGCAAGAGGCCATCGAAAACGCCGGCATCGACGTCACGATCCTCGAGGACAGCGGCGACACCGAAGGGGACATTCTCGAGGAAGCCGAGACCTACGACGTCGACGCGATCGTTCTGGGGGGCCGGAAGCGGTCGCCGGTCGGGAAAGCGATCTTCGGAAGCACGACGCAGGGCGTCATCCTCAAGTCGGATCGACCGGTGGTCGTCACGGGCGGGGGCAAAGAATAGTCGCACGCGGCGGTCGCCACGCGGACGGCGATGCGTCCACCAGTTCCGGACGGCAGGTGCGACTCCGCTTCGTCCCACCGCTTGTTTCCGCCGGCAGCCATCTTATGCGAATCCGTGCCCAGTATCCGATATGGAAATTCGGGAGCCGGACCCGGACGAATCGGGCCGGATTCGGGAGGTCGTCGACAGTTCGATGACGACCTCGTTCAGGCTGAGTCCGGGACAGATCGACGCGGTGACCGACGATCAGTTCGCCGACGACGCCGTCGCCGAGCGACTCGAGGACGAGGCAACCGTGCTTCGCGTCGCCGAAACAGGCGACGAAATCGAGGGTGAAACGGTCGCCGGATTCGTCGAGGGACGCCTCGAGGACGGCTGGGGAACGGTGAACTGGCTGTTCGTCGATCCGGAGCACCGGGGCCGAGGGATCGGAACGAGGCTCTACGAGGCGGCCTCGGAAACCATGCGCGACCGCGGCGTCGAACAGATCTGTGTCTCCGTTCTCGAGGCCAATACCGAGGGCCACGGATTCGTCGAACGGTTCGGCCTCGAACACGGGGGCGACCGCCGAATCGAGATCGCCGACGAGTCCCTCGTGAAGTACGCGTATACGGACCCCGGCGTCGACGTCGATCTCCCCGGCGAGTCGGGCACGGAGGATGCGACCGAGGAGGCGTTTCCCGAAACGGAGGCGACCGACGGGATGCTGACGACGACCGACGACGGCGAGACGGTGTACATCGATCGCGACGAGGAACGATCCGGAACCGCGGCGCCGTTTTACGTGACGTACGAGGACGAAGCCCTCACGGACCAGTACGGTTTCTACTGCGCGAACTGTGGGTCGGTCGACATCTCGATGGACAACGTGGATCGCCTCGAGTGTGCGGACTGCGGGAACACCCACGCGGAGCGGTCCGGCGAATCGTACGACGACTCGTATCTCTGACCGACGCCGCCGCGGCGACCCCGAGCCGAAGCGCGGATGCGGTCCGACGATGGTCGTGCCCTCACTTGGCGAAGAGGCTGTCAGCGGTCGCTGCGCCGACGACGCTGAAAACCGCGCCGACGCTGATGGCCTTGAACGTCGTCGTCGCGAGGGCGCGGGTCGAATCGGCCTCGAGGAAGGTCTCGGGTGCACCGAACAGGAGCGCGAGGACGGTGACGGACCCGAAGGTGACCACCATCAACGAGATGAATCGGATCGGGACCCCGGCGACTTCCTGTTCTTCCTCGGCCTCGCGGGTCGTATCGGCCTTGTACAGCGCCGCGTACCCGATGGCGAAGACGACCGCGACGGTCCCTACCGCCTGTGCGATGTGCATGTTCCTCGCGAGCCTCCAGACCTCCTCCGTGACCACGAACGGACCCGCGAGCAGGAATCCCCCGACGATCTGCTGTGCCGAGTCCGCCAACCGGAACTCGGGCGGGCGGCGCGGTCGTCGAAGTTTCATGGCAGAAGATACCGACGGAAGGCTAAAATACTCCCGCTCGAGCGGCTCCGTCCGTCACACGGGGGCGCCCGGCGGAGAGCCGTCGTCTAGACGAATACGAGAAGCGCAGCGTAGCCCGCAGCCCCACCGGCGAAGGCCCAGAATCGGCTCTCGCGATCCGAGGGCAGTTCCTCCTTGATCACGTTGAGGACGACGCCGCCGGACAGAAACGGCACGAACACCGCGACGAGGAGTTCGGTCCCCTCGAGTGCGTAGCCGGCCGCGAATCCGGCGATCACGGCACCAGACAGTATCCACCGACCCTGACGGTCGTAGACTCGACCGTGGTGGTCACGAAGTCCGTCGTCCGTCACGACGAAGTGGAGCGCCATCGCGAAGACGAAGAGTCCGACGGTGCCGAGTTCGGGGTCCCATAGGAGGGAGCCGATGATCGCGTTGTAGGCGGCGAACGATCCGAGGTGAATCCAGAAGAGTCCCGTTGCCGAGCCCCCTTCGGGTCGGTCTTCGACGGTGTTGGTCCGTCTTGCGAGGTGCTCGAGACCGTAGAAGACGACGAACCCCGAAAGCGCGATCAGATAGCCGTATCGTTCGGCGAACGCCATCGGACTCCCGTGGCGTTCGATCGTCGTCGCGGCGTCGTGAATCTCGGGCAGGAGGTGGACGAACACGTACGCGACCGAAATACCGCCAGCGGCGGACAGCCACCGGCTCCGCGGGGTTCGACCGCCCACGCCCAGTCGACCGGCGAACAAATGCACCAGTGCGAGGACGGCCGCGTACGCGAAAAGGATCTCCACGGGCGGACCCGCTGGTTCCAGCTGACGCATCGGCGGGGACTACACGCCGAACGGATATGTCGGTTGGCCGATCGACTCAATCGTCCGTGCTTTGCGGCCGATTACCGCCGATCGGCATCGCCTCGCCGACCGTCCCCGCGGTTCGGCGAAGGAGACGGCGGAACGACTGCCAGCGACGGACGAACAGCGCGACACCCAGGACGATGTAGATGGCCGTGTAGACGAGCAACAACTCGGTACTCGAGACCGGCAGTTCGACGTACTCGCGGATGATAACGAACTCGAAGAGGACCTGTGAGAGGAACAGGCCGAGTAGGACGAGCGCTTCCCTGACGGAGATCTGAAACCGAAGGAGGAGGGCGATGGCGAAAAACGACTGTGCGGCGGTCAGCCAGATCTCCGCAGATTGCTTGGAGTCGAACACGAGAACGCCGTATCGGCCGAGTGCGAGCGAGTGGACGACGACGAGCGTTCCGATGAGCAGCGTCCACTGATTGAGTTTCGAGGAGATGAGCGCGTTGAACCCCGCGGTCGACCGCGCCTTGTTCACCAGGTAGATGACGACGATGAGTTCCGGCGATTCGGACGCCAGCGGCGCGATCCACTGGATCATGAAGAACGAGGGGACGCCGATGCCTCGACCGAGTTCCTCGAGACCGTGTGCGAAGGGTTCGACGGCGGTGAAGATCATCGCGCCGGCGTAGGCAAAGAGAAAGAGAACTGTGGCGATCCGCCGACCCCTGGAGAACTGTTGTAAGTACGCCGGGACGCCGACGTGTTGTGTCTCGGGTTCGGCCTCGCCGCGGAGGATAACCGCGATGTAGAGGACGTAGAGCCCGACCAGAAACAGCATGTCGAAGACGTCGATGCCACCGTTGAGTGGAACCAGAAACGCCCAGACCGTCGCGACGAGCAAGAACACCACCTCGAGACCGATATCGCGATCGAGGACGACGACGTCGGCGAGGAAGCCGGGCCGTGGTTCCACGGCGGGATCGGACGACGATCCCCGCCGGAAGATCGTAAAGAGGGCGATCCCGGCCCAGCCGATACCGATGAGGATCCTGTTCGCGCCCGTCATGTTGGCGACCGCGAGGTTGCCCGCCTCGATTCCGCGGTCCGTTTCGGCGAAGACGCCCGCGTTCCAGGCGTACAGTGCGTCGACGGCGTATTCGGGGGCGACCGCCAGGACCGCGAGGACGGCGATCGCGAACGCTCGAGGAACGTCTTTCTCGGCCGTTTCGGCCGCCCACGCGAGCAGGAACGAGGCTCCGAGAACCGCGAGGCCGGTCACGATAACCGTCCCGAACGTCGACAGCGTTCGGAACACCGCCGGGGCACGGTACCCGAGCCACGGGAGAAGAGACGTCGAGCTCCAGACGGCGACCCAGGGAAGTGTCAATGCCAGTGCGACCGAGATGGGGGCGAGCGCTCGTCGTCTCATGGAGATCTCTGGAGATGCGTACCGGCCGAATGGCAATACATGATGCGATGCGACGCAGGTATCCGACTACTGCTGCGGCGCGAGTTCCTCGTACGGCTGGACGACCACGAACCCGTCGGAGCCCGAGAAATCGAGCTGATAGGTCTCGTCGGAGGACGAGCCGATCATGTTCGAGAGGCTCTTGTCGACGTAGTTGCCCGGGGAAAGATTCCCGCTCCACGCGACGGTCGCGCTGGGGTCCGTTCGAACCGGGGGCTGCAAGACCAGCGGCTCACCGTGGGTGGTGATCGCGACGGAACCCGGCCCGGAGAGGAAGACGTTCGTCATTCCGCCGGCCGAGAACCCGGCGATGCTCTTCATCGTCCGAATCTCGTAGTTTACGCTCGACTCGAACGCGAGGACGTCGTTGCCGTTGACCGAGATCTCGTCTCCCGCGTCGAGTTCGATGAGCTGGATCTTCTTTTCCTGGTCGGCGACGTAGAGGTGACCGGTACCGGTCGCTTCCATCACGTCCGTCCCTTCACCCGTCGCCTTCTCCTTTAAGAATCCCGTAATCCCACCCTCCGCGGAGGACTTGCCTTCGAACGAGATGTCTCCGCTGTAGGCGACCATCGATCCGGTCTTCGTGGTTACGGATCCGTCGAGATCGATGTCGAGGAGTTTTC encodes the following:
- a CDS encoding DUF2391 family protein, translating into MKLRRPRRPPEFRLADSAQQIVGGFLLAGPFVVTEEVWRLARNMHIAQAVGTVAVVFAIGYAALYKADTTREAEEEQEVAGVPIRFISLMVVTFGSVTVLALLFGAPETFLEADSTRALATTTFKAISVGAVFSVVGAATADSLFAK
- a CDS encoding AIM24 family protein, translating into MNVDEFVNANEPKEGGESFQLENGKLLDIDLDGSVTTKTGSMVAYSGDISFEGKSSAEGGITGFLKEKATGEGTDVMEATGTGHLYVADQEKKIQLIELDAGDEISVNGNDVLAFESSVNYEIRTMKSIAGFSAGGMTNVFLSGPGSVAITTHGEPLVLQPPVRTDPSATVAWSGNLSPGNYVDKSLSNMIGSSSDETYQLDFSGSDGFVVVQPYEELAPQQ
- a CDS encoding acyl-CoA synthetase — protein: MSWTVMPPFEDYEAAREGFSWDLPDEYNPAVDFLRKHDDTSRTALRYESPDGTLETYSFDGLDERSDRLAAALADLGVEAGDRVGVVVPQKPQNPLTHLANWKLGAVSVPLTVLFGRDALQYRLRDSEARAVVVDPSVRETIDEIRDECPALEAVIELGDGDSVAGGAHAFDDLVAGFEPGLDVADATPETPSAIMYTSGSTGPPKGVRHSHALWLGRAAAAYNYFGQGLAEGQATLWTPADWAWGAALGGTLFAAWHHGCTIVGWPRDGFDPGDAYELVERHDVTHAFMPPTALRMLMDVDDPESRYKLSLETFASAGEPLTSEVVEWVDSTFDDVGINEFYGQTELNLAVGNVENWFDTQPGSMGKPLPGYEVAVLDPDTHERKPRGEVGELAVKPGDRRVFFDEYHGLPEKTAAKRLEDGWFLTDDLVERDEDGYCWFVSRADDVILTSGYRVGPMEVEDAILTHDAVEQAGVVGVPDDTRGEAIKAFVKPATEEYDPDGLRGELRELVRDRLAEYEYPQHIEFVETLPTTTTGKIRRRTLRDRDGTGDE
- a CDS encoding universal stress protein, which codes for MYRVLLPVDTNEDRALAQADYVSSLPDATESIEVYLLFVFTEDSEDLPREFEKFKSASRISSVRRAQEAIENAGIDVTILEDSGDTEGDILEEAETYDVDAIVLGGRKRSPVGKAIFGSTTQGVILKSDRPVVVTGGGKE
- a CDS encoding GNAT family N-acetyltransferase; the protein is MEIREPDPDESGRIREVVDSSMTTSFRLSPGQIDAVTDDQFADDAVAERLEDEATVLRVAETGDEIEGETVAGFVEGRLEDGWGTVNWLFVDPEHRGRGIGTRLYEAASETMRDRGVEQICVSVLEANTEGHGFVERFGLEHGGDRRIEIADESLVKYAYTDPGVDVDLPGESGTEDATEEAFPETEATDGMLTTTDDGETVYIDRDEERSGTAAPFYVTYEDEALTDQYGFYCANCGSVDISMDNVDRLECADCGNTHAERSGESYDDSYL
- a CDS encoding sodium:calcium antiporter — encoded protein: MRRRALAPISVALALTLPWVAVWSSTSLLPWLGYRAPAVFRTLSTFGTVIVTGLAVLGASFLLAWAAETAEKDVPRAFAIAVLAVLAVAPEYAVDALYAWNAGVFAETDRGIEAGNLAVANMTGANRILIGIGWAGIALFTIFRRGSSSDPAVEPRPGFLADVVVLDRDIGLEVVFLLVATVWAFLVPLNGGIDVFDMLFLVGLYVLYIAVILRGEAEPETQHVGVPAYLQQFSRGRRIATVLFLFAYAGAMIFTAVEPFAHGLEELGRGIGVPSFFMIQWIAPLASESPELIVVIYLVNKARSTAGFNALISSKLNQWTLLIGTLVVVHSLALGRYGVLVFDSKQSAEIWLTAAQSFFAIALLLRFQISVREALVLLGLFLSQVLFEFVIIREYVELPVSSTELLLVYTAIYIVLGVALFVRRWQSFRRLLRRTAGTVGEAMPIGGNRPQSTDD
- a CDS encoding response regulator; translated protein: MSPSIENAVTILLVEPNPGDARLFSESFEDANIASDIYTVTDGESALDFVYQRGDHADSPRPDMVLLDFQLPGVSGADVLSELKSEPALRSIPVIVMTSSSSEEDIARSYDLHANAYVQKPVEADEFIQLGRSFEDFWLTFVRLPGDQS